The DNA sequence ATGGCATCATCAAACATTTACTCAAGAAGAATATGAGCAAATAAGAGAATATTTAACTATATTAAAAGATTTAGAAACAGAACCGATTATTATTAGTAAAATTGACCATTGTTTAGAACTAATTACTCCTTTCTTCTCAAATAATTCCCCAAGAATACCGATTAATAAGTTTCCTCTCTCAAGAAAAAAGAAATTATCATCAGTAAAAACCTTTAAAATCTTAAAAAGTTAAAAAACTCAATTTGAAACAGAATGAATACTTCCACCAAGCAAACCAACTTAAATGAAAAAGGCACTGTCAACATTCGAGGGGTAAATCATTACTATGAGTGGATTCGCACCCCTTCAGAAAATAATTCTCCTAAACCTGTAATGGTATTTATTCATGGTTGGGGGGGGTCTTGTCGTTATTGGCGTAGTACAGCAGATGCGATCGCATCTAATTATGATTGTTTACTTTATGATATGAGAGGCTTTGGACAATCAAAAGAAGAAAAAGGAGCAAAAATAGGTTATGAATTAGAAGATTACGCCCAAGATTTATTATTATTACTAGACAAATTTAATTTAGAAAAAGTATATTTAAACTCCCATTCTATGGGAGCATCAGTAGGGGCAATATTCTTAAATTTAGCACCAGAAAGAATACATAAAGCGATTCTAACCTGTAATGGTATTTTTACTTATAATGCTCTTGCTTTTTCTGCTTTTCATAAAGTAGGTGGATATGTAGTTAAATTTCGTTATAACTGGTTTTTAAAAGTACCATTTGCAGAAAAACTTTTTATGGCAAGATTTCTTTCTCAACCGATACCAAAACGATTGAGCATCGATTTTTTAGAAGATTTTTTGTTAGCAGATTATGATGCCGCTTTAAACACAATTTATTCTTCTGTTAGTAAAAAAGCAGTGGAAATAATGCCCCAAGAATTTGGCAAAATTCAAGTACCAACATTATTAGTTTCAGGAGAAAAAGACCAAATAATTCCTGCTTCTATGGGTAAAGCCGCCGTTGCTTTAAACCCGGAAAAAATATCTTATTTTGAAGTTCCTAAAACAGGACATTTTCCCATGTTAGAAGATTCTACAACTTATCTAAAAGCTATTAATCAATTTTTAAAGACAAATTAATAATTTAATAAAAAATAAGTATTTTAGATTATTTCCTGTTAATTATTTTCTGTTGCTTATCTTTTTGATACCACTTTTTCATTAGCTCCTGAGTATCTTAACTTAAATGGGTCTAAAAGAAATAATAATAATTAGTGATAGAGGAAAACTTATTCATATTTATTAGCATTAAGTATGACAACTTAGGTAGCATCCCTATTTAAGTATTTCGATAAAATGAATACAAAAAATACGAGAATTGTCTAAAAAAGACATTAATGCTTTAAGAAATAGTTAATGTTTATTGCTTCCCTTAAGTAGCTCCACTTAATTAAACGTAAAATAGGCTCGTTTAGTAGTAAGGGCTTCAGCCCTTATTTCAAGAACGTTAAAACCCCTAAAGGGGTAACTACAAACTTTCTTTTATTTAATTGGCTCTACTTATTTATTGTCCCATAAATTTTCTCTGCTTATTGCAAATATTTAGAAATAGTGATATTCTAGTTGCGACAGTAAATATGACCCAGATAAATATATTTAACTTGTTTTATCTGTTCTGTTTTCATTAAAACAATAGGCTTTAACTGTTTTAAACAAGAAAATTCGTATCGCCAAAATAATTATCATGAAAAAATCTAAGTCTCTCGAACTATTAATGGCAATAGGGCTAACTGCAACTTTAAGCTCTACTTCATCATTTGTTAATGCCCAAGAAAACGCTAATAATAATACAAACATCGCACCATTTTTACTGGCGCAGGGGGGCGAAGGGGTTGAAGGTGGTGAAGGTGGCGAAGGGGGTGAAGGGAGTGAAGAATATAGCGAGGGAGAACAAGCCAATGCTGATTTTACAGATAAAATAGATGGAAAACAATTACTTGACTCATTAAAACAAGGTGGTTACGTTATTTACTTCCGTCATGCAGAAACAGAAAAAGATTATGCTGATCAGGTAACTGCCGTTATGGGTAATTGTTCAACTCAAAGAACTCTAAGTGAATACGGTTGGAATCAGGCTAAAATGATTGGAGAAGCCTTTAGAAAATACTCAATTCCCGTGGCCGATGTTATTGCAAGTCAATATTGTCGTGCTTGGCAAACCGCAGATTTAGCTTTTGGGAGA is a window from the Cyanobacterium sp. Dongsha4 genome containing:
- a CDS encoding histidine phosphatase family protein, which gives rise to MKKSKSLELLMAIGLTATLSSTSSFVNAQENANNNTNIAPFLLAQGGEGVEGGEGGEGGEGSEEYSEGEQANADFTDKIDGKQLLDSLKQGGYVIYFRHAETEKDYADQVTAVMGNCSTQRTLSEYGWNQAKMIGEAFRKYSIPVADVIASQYCRAWQTADLAFGRYVKNGDLNFPKAEDYTDEQVAEMKARLIPMLTKLPPQGENTVIVGHDDLFEAATGIYPAPQGLAYVVKPDGNGGFELIANLLPEEWMKLGQ
- a CDS encoding alpha/beta hydrolase, which gives rise to MNTSTKQTNLNEKGTVNIRGVNHYYEWIRTPSENNSPKPVMVFIHGWGGSCRYWRSTADAIASNYDCLLYDMRGFGQSKEEKGAKIGYELEDYAQDLLLLLDKFNLEKVYLNSHSMGASVGAIFLNLAPERIHKAILTCNGIFTYNALAFSAFHKVGGYVVKFRYNWFLKVPFAEKLFMARFLSQPIPKRLSIDFLEDFLLADYDAALNTIYSSVSKKAVEIMPQEFGKIQVPTLLVSGEKDQIIPASMGKAAVALNPEKISYFEVPKTGHFPMLEDSTTYLKAINQFLKTN